Proteins encoded within one genomic window of Aquarana catesbeiana isolate 2022-GZ linkage group LG03, ASM4218655v1, whole genome shotgun sequence:
- the LOC141134775 gene encoding olfactory receptor 5G3-like — MCEFNQTQIMQIRLLGFQGLHKFRVLLFMVFLLTYFIILSGNLLIITLVATVDQLKIPMFFLVKHLATSDVLLTTSVLPMTLEVIIKDEVRVSLYGCITQLYVIGTCNCSQCFIIALMSYDRYLAICNPLRYSSLMNSHVFSQLIIGLWVLVIVLMLSEMIVQFQYNYCGLNSLDHYFCDFGPLVKLSTSDTSALMLQDFVISFVTIFLPFTFIIVTYICILVTILKISSMYRQRKAFSTCSSHLAVVGAYYGTLFTVYLAPSHESSTNMNKYGSLLYTVVSPLMNPIIYSLRNHEIKRGLQKMMVTFKTFVRK, encoded by the coding sequence ATGTGTGAGTTCAACCAGACTCAGATCATGCAAATTAGACTACTTGGATTTCAaggtcttcataaatttagggttCTGCTGTTCATGGTGTTCCTTCTAACATACTTCATTATACTAAGTGGGAATTTATTAATAATAACATTAGTGGCAACGGTTGACCAGCTAAAAATTCCAATGTTCTTCCTTGTTAAGCATTTGGCTACATCTGAtgtcctactgaccaccagtgtctTACCGATGACTCTAGAAGTCATTATCAAAGATGAAGTAAGAGTATCACTGTATGGCTGCATCACTCAACTTTATGTTATTGGTACTTGCAACTGTTCACAATGTTTTATTATTGCTCTCATGTCCTACGATCGGTATTTGGCTATTTGTAATCCCTTACGCTATTCATCCCTTATGAACTCCCATGTTTTTTCCCAGTTGATCATCGGTTTATGGGTCTTGGTTATCGTTTTAATGTTAAGTGAAATGATTGTGCAATTTCAATATAATTACTGTGGCCTTAATTCTTTAGACCACTATTTCTGTGATTTTGGACCTCTGGTTAAATTGTCTACCTCTGACACTTCTGCTTTGATGCTCCAAGACTTTGTTATTTCTTTTGTTACAATATTTTtgccatttacatttattattgtaACATACATCTGTATTTTAGTCACTATTCTCAAGATATCTTCCATGTATCGCCAAAGAAAAGCCTTCTCCACTTGTAGTTCACATTTGGCCGTGGTCGGTGCTTATTACGGAACATTATTCACTGTATATTTGGCTCCATCTCATGAGAGTTCAACCAACATGAACAAATATGggtccctcctctacactgtggTGTCTCCATTGATGAACCCAATCATATATAGCCTGAGAAATCATGAGATCAAGAGGGGTCTGCAGAAAATGATGGTTACTTTTAAGACTTTCGTCAGGAAGTAA